The following proteins are encoded in a genomic region of Dioscorea cayenensis subsp. rotundata cultivar TDr96_F1 chromosome 8, TDr96_F1_v2_PseudoChromosome.rev07_lg8_w22 25.fasta, whole genome shotgun sequence:
- the LOC120267047 gene encoding cysteine proteinase RD21A-like, whose product MAMMVPSSALLLVVVCLAFAAFALATDMSIIAYDEAHGVKGVLRSEAEIRNLYEGWLVKHGKAYNALGEKDQRYEIFKDNLRFIDEHNAGDHGFKLGLNRFADLTNEEFRAKFLGAKMGGRKRVESDRYRGDVAGELPDNVDWRALGAVAPVKDQGGCGSCWAFSTVAAVEGINKIVTGDMIVLSEQELVDCDTTYNQGCNGGLMDYAFQFIIKNGGIDTEEDYPYNGKDGKCDPYRKNAKVVSITSYEDVPVNNEKALKTAVAHQPVSVAIEAGGREFQLYQSGVFTGRCGTELDHGVTAVGYGTDKGKDYWIVKNSWGKDWGENGFVRMERNINATTGKCGIAMEASYPIKKGQNPPKPAPSPPTPVKPPTVCDNYYSCPESSTCCCVYEYGRYCFAWGCCPLESATCCEDHYSCCPHDYPVCNVRAGTCLMSKDNPLGVKALARTPAKPAWAYSNA is encoded by the exons ATGGCGATGATGGTGCCCTCCTCTGCCCTTCTCCTCGTTGTGGTGTGCTTGGCCTTTGCTGCCTTTGCTTTGGCCACGGACATGTCGATCATCGCCTACGATGAAGCGCATGGCGTGAAGGGGGTTCTCCGATCAGAGGCGGAGATCAGGAATCTCTATGAGGGATGGCTTGTGAAGCATGGGAAGGCGTATAATGCTCTTGGGGAGAAGGACCAGAGATATGAGATTTTCAAGGATAATCTTAGGTTCATTGATGAGCATAACGCTGGTGACCATGGGTTCAAGTTGGGGCTCAATCGGTTTGCGGATCTCACCAACGAGGAGTTCCGTGCCAAGTTCCTCGGTGCGAAGATGGGTGGTCGGAAGCGGGTGGAGAGTGATCGGTACCGAGGTGATGTTGCCGGTGAGCTGCCGGACAACGTTGATTGGAGGGCCCTGGGCGCCGTCGCTCCCGTCAAGGATCAGGGTGGCTGTG GGAGTTGCTGGGCGTTCTCCACCGTGGCCGCTGTAGAGGGGATAAATAAGATTGTGACAGGGGACATGATAGTTCTTTCCGAGCAGGAGCTGGTGGACTGCGACACAACTTACAATCAGGGCTGCAACGGTGGGCTCATGGACTATGCTTTCCAGTTCATTATCAAGAATGGAGGTATTGACACAGAGGAGGACTACCCCTACAATGGCAAGGATGGGAAGTGTGACCCCTATCGG AAGAATGCAAAGGTTGTCTCAATTACTTCATATGAGGATGTTCCAGTAAACAATGAGAAGGCTCTGAAGACAGCTGTGGCACACCAGCCTGTTAGTGTTGCCATTGAGGCTGGTGGCCGGGAGTTCCAACTTTACCAGTCG GGAGTATTTACCGGCCGATGTGGAACTGAGCTAGATCATGGTGTGACAGCAGTGGGCTACGGCACTGATAAAGGAAAGGATTACTGGATTGTTAAGAACTCCTGGGGAAAGGACTGGGGGGAGAATGGTTTTGTGAGAATGGAGCGTAACATCAATGCAACCACAGGCAAATGTGGAATTGCTATGGAAGCATCCTATCCGATAAAGAAAGGCCAGAACCCACCAAAACCCGCCCCATCTCCTCCTACCCCAGTAAAGCCCCCAACAGTTTGCGACAACTACTACTCCTGCCCGGAGAGCAGCACGTGCTGTTGTGTCTATGAATACGGCCGCTACTGCTTCGCCTGGGGATGCTGCCCGCTTGAATCTGCCACCTGCTGCGAAGACCATTATAGCTGCTGCCCGCATGACTATCCCGTCTGCAATGTTAGAGCTGGAACATGTCTGATG AGCAAGGACAACCCGCTTGGCGTGAAGGCTCTCGCCCGCACTCCTGCAAAACCCGCCTGGGCTTACTCAAATGCATAG
- the LOC120267497 gene encoding protein RICE SALT SENSITIVE 3-like, with protein MECGLPLLNCLWQQTLQSFCFPDASSSSKWVYAVFWRILPRNFPPPRWDCDGREALNQSNASKRNWILVWEDGFCDFYEASFAPEIFFKMSHEVYTLGEGVVGKVAAENSHKWMHSGNTHPETNGSHFSSWDSSTYPQPKVWQCQFNSGIQTIAVIAVKEGAIQLGSLDKVPQDLILVMNIQRKFNYLQSIPGMFAMQRPYQAFPENYIHGFKQSLQITEKEDEENNAAFGVHGSNYLFCDVKTEMFEVSENKLKIRQ; from the exons ATGGAATGTGGGCTACCATTGCTCAATTGCCTATGGCAGCAAACACTGCAGAGTTTCTGCTTCCCAGATGCATCAAGTTCATCAAAGTGGGTGTATGCTGTCTTCTGGAGAATCCTCCCAAGAAACTTCCCACCACCCAG ATGGGATTGTGATGGCAGAGAAGCATTAAACCAGTCCAATGCTAGCAAGAGAAACTG GATACTTGTTTGGGAGGATGGTTTCTGTGATTTCTATGAAGCAAGCTTTGCACCAGAAATTTTCTTCAAGATGTCTCATGAGGTCTATACCCTTGGAGAAGG AGTAGTTGGGAAAGTAGCAGCAGAAAACAGCCATAAATGGATGCATAGTGGAAATACTCATCCAGAAACTAATGGCAGCCACTTCTCTTCATGGGATTCATCCACATATCCA CAACCAAAAGTCTGGCAATGTCAGTTCAATTCAGGCATTCAG ACTATTGCAGTAATTGCAGTAAAGGAAGGTGCTATTCAACTTGGCTCATTAGATAAG GTTCCTCAAGATCTTATACTAGTGATGAACATACAGAGAAAATTCAATTATTTGCAGAGCATACCGGGAATGTTTGCTATGCAAAGACCATATCAAGCATTTCCAGAGAATTATATTCATGGATTCAAGCAGAGTCTGCAGATTactgagaaagaagatgaagaaaataatgCTGCATTTGGAGTTCATGGATCAAATTACTTGTTTTGTGATGTGAAAACAGAAATGTTTGAAGTTTCAGAAAACAAACTCAAGATCCGACAATGA